One Lepus europaeus isolate LE1 chromosome X, mLepTim1.pri, whole genome shotgun sequence genomic window carries:
- the CCDC160 gene encoding coiled-coil domain-containing protein 160 codes for MDARRKHCRESVFTPFFGAHYILEEISHPDSVEQASVDKTKRTERICNLPSRRFQERNKIKRKECLSQLSEKEQECSVIERKIIISKNETDTNSTSYELSNLDIATEESCNGPDPRTWRRRELTRLQQEARKKFTKGMSPKVRLNLLNEELEELNMKCKKIEEEFENAEKELLNSKKDTKPLNFQEARMDTLKNDWELQALRNDLSKKSTNVKNLTDELQQAKEIIHKLNLENRDLKEAVRKLKHQTEVGNILLKEEMKLYYELEMEKIRGELDAIKYELRAEKTLQARNSRALELLRKHLASVVTSTSTFDGFPGDFF; via the coding sequence ATGGATGCTAGAAGAAAACACTGCAGGGAGAGTGTATTTACTCCTTTCTTTGGTGCACATTATATTCTAGAAGAAATTTCTCACCCCGATTCTGTTGAACAAGCCTCTGTAGATAAGACCAAGAGAACGGAAAGAATTTGCAATTTGCCCAGCAGAAGGTttcaggaaagaaataaaattaagaggAAAGAATGTCTTTCTCAACTAAGTGAAAAGGAACAAGAATGCAgtgtgatagagagaaagataatcatatcaaagaatgaaactgacacaaATTCTACCTCCTATGAATTATCTAATTTGGATATTGCAACTGAAGAAAGCTGTAATGGCCCAGATCCCCGTACCTGGCGTAGAAGGGAATTAACTCGACTACAGCAAGAGGCAAGGAAGAAATTTACCAAAGGCATGTCTCCCAAAGTCCGCCTGAATCTTTTGAATGAAGAACTGGAAGAACTGAAcatgaaatgcaaaaaaatagaagaggaatttgaaaatgctgaaaaagaacttttgaACTCCAAAAAAGACACAAAACCTCTAAATTTTCAAGAAGCAAGGATGGATACTTTGAAGAACGACTGGGAACTTCAAGCCTTAAGAAATGATCTAtctaaaaaatcaacaaatgtgaaaAACTTAACTGACGAGCTCCAGCAAGCCAAAGAAATCATCCACAAGTTGAACCTAGAGAACAGAGATTTAAAAGAAGCTGTTAGAAAGTTAAAGCACCAAACCGAAGTTGGGAATATACttctaaaagaagaaatgaagttgTATTAtgaattagaaatggaaaagatTCGTGGAGAGCTAGATGCCATCAAGTATGAATTAAGAGCTGAGAAGACCCTGCAAGCGAGAAACAGCCGAGCCCTGGAGTTGCTTAGAAAACACTTGGCTTCAGTGGTAACGTCAACAAGTACCTTTGATGGCTTTcctggggattttttttaa